The Fusarium poae strain DAOMC 252244 chromosome 2, whole genome shotgun sequence nucleotide sequence TCGCACCTAGATAGAACTCAGTAGTTTTGGATGATATAGACGATTATACAATCACCATTAAGTCACTGTTTAGGTTTAAAAATACAATATCACACATGCAATGACAAAAGTGACGTTTGACGGATGTGGGTGTTTCCCTTTGATTTTTTTCCGTTGTTTGACATCAACTCCATTCCGCAGGGTACAGTTCGCCCAGAACTAATACAGAGCCCAATGTTCGTCCCATGCACATGCTTTTGTGGAAGATCGTCCGGTCAAAAACTTATGCCTAGATACTTAGAGCCATGATGGAATTGACAATATCGTTGTCGTTCTCCTTCAATGCCTTGACAGCCTTGTTTCGGCTGACATTGGCTTGGGTCATGACAAGCTCGATGTCCTTATCCTCAAGTCCAGAGGCATCgacctcctcctcatcctcctcctcgtcctcctcgtcatcatcatccttgtcctccttcttctcgtcggCCTCAACAGCCTTGCTGGGCTCGCCGTGGTTGTGACCAGAGTGGTCCTCAGCGTTCTGGGAAGCGAGCTGAGCAGCAGCCGCTTGTTGAGCAGCGGCGTTAACGTCCTCAATCTTGGCCTCACCGAAGACGCTAAACCAAAGGTTAGAAGATAGTCGCTAACTGTATTTGTGAGACCGGCTTACATGTAGGTGTTGCTGTTGGGGGACTTGTAAACCTCGGGGGTGttgatgacgaagaggatCTGGAGCAGATCGGTTAGCACCGTTCCTCAATTTACCCCTCCAGTGCCTCCTCGGGATTCCTCGTCACTCACGTTCTTGGGGCGGCGGAGAGTAACACGGGTGATGCCAGGGATGCGGGTGAGGTGCAGCTTCTCAAGGGCCTTGcgagccttcttctcgttgCGGTTGTGGATCACGGTAGAACCAGCGGGGAGCTGGCCCTCGCCGACCTCCTCAACCTCAGAGTCGTCGCTGGAGTCATCCTCGTGCTCCTGGACGGtggtcttcttgggctcCTCGTCGGGAAGTTCTTCAACGCGGGGGTTCGACATTTTGGCGACTGGTGCGGGCACAGATGTTAGTAACTCTAGCTAACAGCAATTCTCTTCTGGCGAGATATTTGTGGCTTAAAAATGCTCCCAATACCGCAAAAATCGAGAGCCAAATAATACGATAAACGGGACCGCAGCTGCGTACTTACTTGTTTTTCTGGTCCCAGATACGTCTGTTTGCTGGCCTATTCTCTCACGTCCTCGTTTTGTGATGGGGATCTCGCACAGCGATAATTCTAGGGCTTGCTTGGTGGGAGGTGGGAACTAGGCGTATTAGGTAATCAAACTTTGCGTCGTTACTCCTCGGATCTCCCTCCAGATTGTCAGACTGACGAGGGACGGAAAACAATGGACATGGAGGCGGTAGTAGTAATTGATTAAGGTTAATATTGGGGTAGATATCGATCAATTGACAAACAAGACAAGCAGATGATGCAAGCACAGCGGAGAGTAGGGGGTATTCATTTCATTTTTATTTTGGCTACACTTCACAATGAATCCATGTTCTTTTTGGTGCTCCTCATGCTTTGAATTCAGTTGATCTCAGAATTTCCGTATTGACGCCGTTCatcttgaagaagatgaaatgTGGCATACAGCCTTCCAGAACGGAGCGAAAAGAGAATCCAGCAGCCTCTATACAGCCGTGATTGTGTTTCGCCCTGTTCCGTGCCACTTGATCTAAACCCGACTTTCAAGCACCTCCCGTGACTCCAGCTAAATAACCCATTTATGCGGaggccttgaccttggccagAGCCTTGCGCTCTTCGAATCGTCGCTGCTTCTTGAGTCGGAGCACCTGGAAACGCTCGAAGTCGGTAAGAGCCTTCCTTCGCTCCATCTGGTCCCGCTTCTTGGCCCAGTTGGTCTGCTCCCACTTGGAGTCGATCTCGGACTTCTCCCAGAGCTTTCGGACGACACCAGTTCGGGAACCGCGGTTCAGGCCCTCAAcagaaagagaggagaggagaacCTTGTTGAGGGGAACAGCTTGTCGGGGAGTGGCGAGGCTAGCGTTCGCGGAAGGACCGTCGACGAGAATCTATGGCGAGGGTCAATATCGTGTGTTGCTGCAATCGAAGCAGGAAAAACCTACTCGCTTGTGGTCGATGATCTCGACGATCGTGGCCAGGTGGCCAGCGAAGGGGTGGTCGCCGTTGATAACAACGACTCGGCCAACCTCAACGAGGCGCCAGTTCGAACCCTCAATGACTGCGTCGCCCATTGTGACGGTGATCTATATAGTTGTCGATTAGTCGAAAtgttcaaaaaaaaaaaaatccgCGCGCGCAGTGTCTATTCGGATTCAACTGCAATCGTAGGGGTCGAGGTTCATACCAGTTGTCGATTATGCTGTCCCGTTAGTTGGTTGTTTGCTGGAGCCGCGGACCTTGAAATCGCTAAGGTCTTTTTGATGGTGAGCAGAAAAAGAACCTGTGCGTGCCTGCCCTAACTTTCGGTCTAATTTATCGGACTAATCTTTGACCGTCCCGAACGCGAACGGAATACCCGACAACAGTGCACGGGCCAGGTATGCGAGAACTTCAAAAGAAAATTTCTGGTCGACTTGAAGTTTTCTGTAGACAAACTCCCTTCTCTTACAATTCAAGAGGTGAGCATaacgacaaagacaagatctCGCTGGGCGCATCAAGGTAAGCTTTGagcatttcttttttcctttcctcgCTTCAAGATGAGGTAATTTGCGATTGATTCTACTGGATGGCTCTCTTTCGCCGGAGTAGCTAAATCCGGTGGATAACTGATATTCAATTCTTACATATTCTGAAAGCACCAAACCTCTTATCATTTTAATCTTGCACACTCTGTCACGCTACATAGACTAATCAAGACAATAGTGATACACTCGGTATTAGTACCCCTGATAATTTGCAAAGCTGCCAGTTGGCTTGTCTTTGGCCCATTAGATGAATATCTGTGCAATATGAATACAACATACATTCCCAAACTTCATTCAGATCTTTAAAAACTAGTGATGTATTTGATGATCCCATCTTTTGACAGATGTCTATGCGTCTTGTGTTTGATATTTCGACTGCACGTTGGACTTGTTGGCATATGTCAAAACTGATAGATAAATTACGCTAGAAACACATGTACaacttattaatagagcATACAGTTATGTAGCTGAAGCCTCTGGAAAACACGATCCTGCGAACCAATCACGCTGCTGCAACAATACTAATCACATGCTGGATTCATCACGATACAGCGGTTATGGAGTGGCTTCAATCATTGTTCATTAATTCATCCCTTCCGCATCATTTGCCTGCAACGAAGCGGCCGTGGTCCAGGTATTATTACAATTAAGCCTTGCCCTTGCGCTTcagctcctcttcctcctcagcTTGCAACTGAGCATCGACCTTGGCGCCCTTGGAGGGTTCGTTACCGTGAGCGCGAGCCTTGCGATTGGTATTAGAATGCGATGTCACGACCGGGGTTCGATTGGACTTACAGGCAGGGTAGGGTCCTTCTTTAATTGGGCAGTCTCAGTATCGTCACCAGACTCGGACTTCTGCTCCTCGGCAGCGAGTCGGTTGGCAATGGATCGCTCATCCTCTGAGAGTCTGTTAGTATCGATCCGTTCTATCTTTGCGTTCTAAGCAATCTTACTAGAGTCGAGGTTGTTGTGGGAGTTCTCCTTGCCCTCGTTATAGGGATCGGACTCCTGGGCCTTGCGCTCAGCCTCAGAGATGTTTCTCTGGTCGCCAGCCTCGTAGACGCCACGGTTACCAACGTTGGAGTAGCCagacatgatgaagatgtggTTGTGTTTTTGGTAAGAGAGAAAGTTGTAGAAAGTGAAATGGGAGGATGCAATGTGTGTGAGAGAGAAGCTTTAAATCAACCGCGagacctttttataattcaCACTTCCGACGATAAATCGCTGCTACTGCCATGGTAATACACGCCTTCTCCACAACCTGACTTCATAGAATACGTCATTACAAGAGTGCTTGGTCGCGACAACAAAAGAAAAACGCATTGGATCGTAGCACATACGTCATAAGGGAAATGCAGAGATTTAGCTCTTTCTTTAGGGTTCTGCAACACATGCTTGCTGCAGTCGATCTTCCTAGTGCATGCGGTTCTACACAACTTGGCGAGGCGGCTCCCCTGGTCGTTTTGAACAGCAACCTGACGAACAAACGCACGAGTCGATCTTCATGTGCTATCATTGCCTAGTGATTTTAGGGACTAGAAGATTACTTAcatatttattatctttgcATTGTACTTATTTTTTTGTTATTGTGGCTTTGATTTCGTTTTTGCATACCCTATGCAAGCAGGAGTTCTTCGGTAACATCCTGGCTGAACCTTTTATATGAAGTACAAACAGACAATTAGGTAGTGTTTGTTTTATTCACAGGATTTATCCCATCCATTGCGTAGGTACTGCCTGCCACATTTGGGTAAATTGAGATGGGAATCATGGCTCCCATTCATGCCTTTTCACATGGATTTTCTACATTACCTAGATAGTTTGGTTCGCTCAATATCGATTTTGGCGGACTTGGACAATACTGTACAATAAAGCCCGGTCCGAATCATAACGAGATTCTGCGATTCGTATTAATTGTTCTTGATACAGACACCCAGTGTGTACTATAAACCCTCTGGTTCTTCGTTGCTCTTC carries:
- the EGD2 gene encoding GAL4 enhancer protein (BUSCO:56968at5125), with the protein product MSNPRVEELPDEEPKKTTVQEHEDDSSDDSEVEEVGEGQLPAGSTVIHNRNEKKARKALEKLHLTRIPGITRVTLRRPKNILFVINTPEVYKSPNSNTYIVFGEAKIEDVNAAAQQAAAAQLASQNAEDHSGHNHGEPSKAVEADEKKEDKDDDDEEDEEEDEEEVDASGLEDKDIELVMTQANVSRNKAVKALKENDNDIVNSIMALSI